Proteins encoded together in one Ipomoea triloba cultivar NCNSP0323 chromosome 4, ASM357664v1 window:
- the LOC116016034 gene encoding uncharacterized protein LOC116016034: MAKRGFTGPWLVAGDFNSVLTKEETSNYSTFSMQRSSEFADWINSEGLIDMGFSGSKLTWVKDSQFGYVKGARLDRALCNISWRNQFPKASIVHLPRVSSDHAPLLIRLRAREGSTGWSHFRFQAAWLTDVRLGEVVTRSWLKTRSLTDNIPHVTTALSDWNSNVFGNIHQRKKVVLARLGGVQRRLDHYYHGGLSKLERKLSAEYQEILYQEELLWFQRSREDWIVFEDRNTKYYHTAASIWRARNTVACLRNEDGEWISEQDRLQHHVRCYFVSLFSNDSDAQGVVNLEGAFPSIS, translated from the coding sequence ATGGCGAAACGAGGATTTACGGGACCTTGGCTGGTGGCGGGGGATTTCAACTCCGTTCTTACTAAAGAGGAAACTTCTAATTACTCTACCTTTTCCATGCAAAGGAGTTCTGAGTTCGCAGATTGGATTAACTCGGAAGGTTTGATTGACATGGGCTTTAGTGGCTCTAAGCTTACGTGGGTCAAAGATAGTCAATTCGGATATGTGAAGGGGGCACGACTCGATCGGGCTCTTTGTAATATCAGCTGGCGGAATCAATTCCCGAAGGCCTCTATCGTTCACCTTCCTAGGGTCTCTTCGGATCATGCGCCTCTCCTAATTCGCTTGAGGGCGAGGGAAGGGTCCACCGGCTGGTCTCACTTCCGTTTCCAAGCTGCATGGTTGACGGATGTGCGGTTGGGGGAGGTGGTTACCCGATCTTGGCTTAAAACTCGTTCCCTTACAGATAATATTCCCCATGTTACTACCGCGCTTTCGGATTGGAATTCCAATGTTTTCGGTAACATCCATCAACGTAAAAAAGTGGTTCTTGCTCGCCTAGGTGGGGTACAACGAAGACTTGATCACTATTACCATGGGGGTCTGTCCAAACTCGAACGTAAGCTTAGTGCGGAATATCAAGAAATTCTGTACCAAGAGGAGCTTTTGTGGTTCCAAAGGTCTAGAGAGGACTGGATCGTTTTCGAGGACCGGAATACGAAATATTATCATACGGCAGCGTCTATTTGGCGAGCACGGAATACGGTTGCTTGCCTCCGAAATGAGGATGGGGAGTGGATTTCCGAGCAGGATAGACTACAACACCATGTTCGCTGTTATTTTGTTAGTCTGTTTTCAAATGATTCTGATGCGCAAGGCGTTGTTAATTTAGAGGGCGCGTTCCCTTCGATTTCTTAA